One genomic region from Bacillus aquiflavi encodes:
- the ctaD gene encoding cytochrome c oxidase subunit I produces the protein MSSYAQKKGFGATIWDYLTTVDHKKIAILYLIAGGLFFIMGGIEALIIRIQLAIPNNDFVSAGLFNEILTMHGTTMIFLAAMPLLLAFMNAIMPLQIGARDVAFPFLNSLGFWMFFLGGLFLNLSWFLGGAPDAGWTSYASLSMASEGHGIDFYVLGLQISGGGTLIGGINFLATIITMRAPGMTFMRMPMFTWTTFVTSALILFAFPPLTIGLFLLMFDRLFGANFFDVAMGGNTIIYEHFFWIFGHPEVYILILPSFGIFSEIFSTFSRKRLFGYSSMVFATMLIGFLGFMVWAHHMFTTGLGPIANAIFAVATMAIAVPTGIKIFNWLFTMWGGSIKFTTPMLYAVAFIPSFVMGGVTGVMQAAAPADYQYHDSYFIVAHFHYVIVGGVVLALLAATHYYWPKMFGTMLSEALGKITFVLFLIGFHMTFFVQHFLGLMGMPRRIFTFLPDQGLDTGNFVSSIGAMLMGVAVLILLINIVITSVKNEKVGNDPWGDGRTLEWAVSSPAPYYNFKQTPLVRGLDAYWLEKMDGKKELTPAEPLGDIHMPNSSILPFMISLGLFIAAFGAMYRVDDKAWALPVLIIGLLITFGSMVVRSVKDDHGYHIPKEELIDEDKGGKA, from the coding sequence GTGAGTAGCTATGCTCAGAAAAAAGGCTTTGGCGCAACCATTTGGGACTATTTAACAACGGTTGACCATAAAAAAATCGCCATCCTTTATCTAATCGCTGGTGGGCTCTTCTTTATCATGGGTGGTATTGAAGCATTGATTATTCGTATTCAGCTTGCAATACCAAACAATGATTTTGTGAGTGCCGGATTATTTAATGAAATTTTAACGATGCACGGTACAACAATGATTTTCTTGGCAGCTATGCCGCTCTTATTGGCATTTATGAACGCTATTATGCCTCTGCAAATTGGTGCAAGAGACGTTGCGTTCCCATTCCTAAATAGTTTAGGATTTTGGATGTTTTTCTTAGGAGGATTATTTTTAAATCTTTCCTGGTTTTTAGGCGGAGCTCCAGATGCAGGCTGGACTTCCTATGCATCTCTTTCAATGGCTTCTGAAGGGCATGGAATTGATTTCTATGTGTTAGGTTTGCAAATATCCGGGGGCGGAACGCTAATAGGGGGAATTAACTTTCTAGCAACCATTATTACAATGCGTGCTCCGGGAATGACTTTCATGCGTATGCCGATGTTCACATGGACAACATTTGTTACATCTGCACTCATTTTATTTGCATTCCCGCCGCTGACAATTGGACTATTTTTACTAATGTTTGATCGCTTATTTGGCGCTAATTTCTTTGATGTAGCAATGGGTGGTAACACGATTATTTATGAGCACTTCTTCTGGATTTTTGGTCACCCCGAAGTTTATATTTTAATATTACCGTCATTCGGTATTTTCTCTGAGATTTTTTCAACTTTCTCAAGAAAACGCTTGTTCGGTTATTCGTCAATGGTTTTTGCAACAATGTTAATTGGTTTCTTAGGATTCATGGTTTGGGCTCACCATATGTTTACGACTGGTTTAGGTCCAATTGCAAACGCAATTTTCGCAGTTGCAACAATGGCGATTGCAGTTCCAACTGGTATTAAAATCTTTAACTGGTTATTTACGATGTGGGGCGGAAGTATTAAATTTACAACACCGATGTTATATGCCGTTGCCTTTATCCCATCTTTCGTAATGGGTGGAGTAACCGGTGTCATGCAGGCAGCAGCTCCAGCTGACTACCAGTATCACGATTCATACTTTATTGTTGCTCACTTCCACTACGTTATTGTAGGTGGGGTTGTATTAGCATTATTAGCAGCAACTCATTACTATTGGCCAAAAATGTTTGGAACAATGTTAAGTGAAGCTTTAGGAAAAATTACTTTCGTATTATTCCTCATTGGCTTCCATATGACGTTCTTTGTTCAACATTTCCTTGGATTAATGGGAATGCCGCGTCGTATTTTTACGTTCTTACCAGATCAAGGACTTGATACTGGAAACTTTGTCAGTTCAATCGGGGCAATGTTAATGGGTGTAGCTGTCCTTATCTTATTAATAAATATTGTTATTACTAGCGTGAAAAATGAAAAGGTTGGTAACGATCCGTGGGGAGACGGTCGTACGTTAGAATGGGCTGTATCGTCACCTGCGCCGTACTATAACTTTAAACAAACTCCGTTAGTTCGTGGGTTAGATGCATATTGGCTTGAAAAAATGGATGGAAAGAAGGAGTTAACTCCTGCTGAGCCACTTGGAGATATTCATATGCCGAATTCTTCAATTCTTCCATTTATGATTTCACTCGGTTTATTTATCGCTGCATTTGGTGCAATGTATCGTGTAGATGATAAGGCTTGGGCGTTGCCTGTATTAATCATCGGTCTACTGATTACTTTCGGTTCTATGGTTGTTCGCTCTGTTAAAGATGATCACGGATACCATATTCCTAAAGAAGAATTAATTGATGAAGATAAGGGAGGGAAGGCATAA
- a CDS encoding cytochrome (ubi)quinol oxidase subunit III, which yields MHVEEKFTAETWPASPERATLEGKNKFIGFWLFLGGETVLFASLFATYLALKDSVPDSSHALAKDLFSLPLIFLATMILLTSSLTSVYAMYHMKNFNFKKMQLWLGITVLLGFGFLILEMYEFYHYVTEYSHKFTSSAFGSAFYTLVGFHGFHVAVGLVWITALIFRNSKRGLNLYNAPKYYVASLYWHFIDVVWVFIFTVVYLMGLVG from the coding sequence ATGCACGTAGAAGAAAAATTCACTGCTGAAACTTGGCCTGCCTCGCCTGAGAGAGCGACCCTCGAAGGGAAAAATAAATTTATTGGTTTTTGGTTATTCTTAGGGGGAGAGACGGTTCTATTTGCCTCTCTCTTCGCAACATACCTTGCTTTAAAAGATTCAGTGCCTGATTCATCTCATGCACTTGCGAAGGATTTATTTAGTTTACCGCTAATCTTTTTAGCAACGATGATTCTTTTAACTAGTTCTTTAACAAGTGTGTATGCGATGTACCATATGAAAAATTTCAACTTCAAGAAAATGCAGTTATGGTTAGGTATTACCGTCCTTCTTGGATTTGGATTTTTAATCTTAGAAATGTATGAATTTTATCATTATGTGACAGAGTACAGTCATAAATTTACTAGTAGTGCATTCGGTTCTGCGTTTTACACATTAGTAGGTTTTCACGGTTTCCACGTTGCTGTTGGTTTAGTCTGGATTACGGCTTTAATTTTCCGTAATTCTAAACGTGGTTTGAACTTATACAACGCACCGAAATATTATGTTGCAAGCCTTTATTGGCACTTCATTGACGTTGTGTGGGTATTTATCTTCACAGTCGTATATTTAATGGGATTGGTGGGATAA
- the ctaF gene encoding cytochrome c oxidase subunit IVB: MTNEQTNGNPRIDYEYRRKKNFEEMKYQIISFSLMIFLTLVAFFAVGYDGFSNWFTVPFILLLACVQVGFQLYYFMHMSHKGHELPALFLYSGVLIAFVTVWAFLTIIWW, translated from the coding sequence ATGACGAATGAACAAACAAATGGTAATCCAAGAATTGATTACGAATATCGACGGAAAAAGAACTTTGAAGAAATGAAATACCAAATAATTTCATTTTCATTAATGATATTTTTAACACTTGTTGCATTTTTTGCTGTAGGCTACGATGGTTTTTCTAACTGGTTTACGGTGCCGTTCATCCTTTTACTAGCTTGTGTTCAAGTTGGTTTTCAATTGTACTACTTTATGCACATGAGTCATAAAGGGCATGAACTACCTGCACTGTTCCTCTATTCAGGGGTTCTCATAGCATTTGTAACAGTATGGGCATTTTTAACAATTATTTGGTGGTAA
- the ctaG gene encoding cytochrome c oxidase assembly factor CtaG, protein MLTLDIFGFRALWSPYFLIALILILVGYFLITVKFRTRFASSEPLTKKQAIFFSVGIALLYTIKGSPIDLLGHITFYTHMIQMAFLYLIIPPIIIVGIPQWIWRAIINAPVIKHIFKFFTKPIIALILFNGFFSLYHIPLVFDVIKTDFFLHALYTGFLFIMSGFMWWPLINQLPEQQTLSGLKKVGYIFADGVLLTPACALIIFNEVPMYVTFSDPQAWAQALELCVPASTLAGLTLSGPEMFTTMSLLEDQRLGGVLMKVIQEVVYGTILAKVFFAWYQEEQEQALEVEMEVKMKMKEAELNPQPVE, encoded by the coding sequence ATGCTTACATTGGATATTTTCGGCTTTCGGGCACTATGGAGCCCTTATTTTTTAATAGCGCTTATTTTGATATTGGTTGGTTACTTTTTAATTACTGTAAAGTTTCGCACTCGATTTGCATCTAGTGAACCTTTAACGAAAAAGCAAGCAATATTTTTTTCGGTTGGGATTGCCCTCCTTTATACAATTAAAGGTTCACCCATTGATTTACTAGGACATATTACTTTTTATACACATATGATCCAAATGGCTTTTCTTTATTTAATTATTCCGCCTATTATAATTGTTGGAATACCACAATGGATTTGGCGTGCAATTATTAATGCACCAGTAATAAAGCATATTTTTAAATTTTTTACGAAACCCATTATTGCGTTAATTTTATTTAATGGATTTTTCTCTCTCTATCATATTCCGTTAGTTTTTGATGTTATTAAAACGGATTTTTTCCTGCATGCACTTTATACGGGTTTCTTATTTATTATGTCCGGTTTTATGTGGTGGCCGTTAATTAACCAATTGCCAGAACAACAAACATTAAGTGGACTAAAAAAAGTTGGTTATATTTTTGCTGATGGTGTTCTATTAACTCCAGCATGTGCATTAATCATTTTTAATGAGGTTCCGATGTATGTAACGTTTTCTGATCCTCAGGCTTGGGCACAGGCATTGGAGCTTTGTGTACCTGCTAGTACATTAGCCGGTCTTACTTTAAGTGGACCAGAGATGTTTACTACAATGTCTCTATTAGAAGATCAAAGATTAGGCGGTGTCCTAATGAAAGTTATTCAAGAAGTAGTTTATGGAACGATCTTAGCCAAAGTATTTTTCGCTTGGTACCAGGAAGAACAAGAACAAGCTTTGGAAGTGGAAATGGAAGTAAAAATGAAAATGAAGGAAGCAGAACTAAATCCACAGCCTGTCGAATAA
- a CDS encoding DUF420 domain-containing protein gives MNFSLPLLPTISTTFIVLSAITVAIGWGQIRKRKIEAHKKTMVLAALFALTFFVIYLSRTIFIGNTAFGGPDNIKIYYTLFLIFHVFLATTSAVFGIVTLFTGYTNKLKKHRKLGPFTSIIWFFTAITGVAVYLLLYVIYQGGETTSVIKAILGF, from the coding sequence ATGAACTTTTCACTACCTTTACTTCCTACGATAAGTACTACTTTTATTGTGTTAAGTGCAATTACCGTTGCAATCGGTTGGGGGCAAATTCGTAAGCGCAAAATTGAGGCGCATAAAAAGACAATGGTGTTAGCTGCATTATTTGCCTTGACTTTTTTTGTCATTTATTTAAGTAGAACAATTTTTATAGGTAATACGGCTTTTGGCGGTCCTGACAATATAAAAATTTATTATACTTTATTTTTAATTTTTCATGTCTTTTTAGCTACAACTAGTGCTGTTTTTGGTATTGTCACTTTATTCACTGGATATACAAATAAGTTGAAGAAGCATCGAAAGCTTGGCCCGTTTACTAGCATTATTTGGTTTTTTACAGCCATTACAGGCGTTGCCGTTTATTTGCTGCTATACGTAATTTACCAAGGGGGAGAGACAACATCCGTTATTAAAGCAATCCTCGGTTTTTAA